In Bacteroidota bacterium, the following are encoded in one genomic region:
- a CDS encoding GNAT family N-acetyltransferase has product MAPASPAFKISEFAISDAGDGVAMGNEEGIARWQAIQAISTQNTPFSSLPFARALARHCNKKATLWLVADNTRDLASLVTFHRKQGPFLRVEVPPFTPFTSVLCAQPEVANDALASLANHLADKFDDIRLHLHPGMQDIRSFKWANWQTGPFYTYELDLSTYDVSQQGWSTGTRRNFKKNKDLYKINRSASDLEQIVALCAAGYNRNKRQFPLAQTQLLNLAGDLLTQNMVRCFTAVDATKGTIEAGVAVLHDGTKGYYWIAGSNPGPAMTVLLGNMLPALQAEGIQTFDFVGANTPGIAEFKRRFGAILTPYFAVTHTPNPLLATMLRIKRLLSA; this is encoded by the coding sequence GTGGCTCCTGCTTCTCCCGCTTTCAAAATCTCTGAATTCGCTATCAGCGATGCTGGAGATGGTGTCGCAATGGGGAATGAGGAAGGAATCGCGCGCTGGCAAGCGATTCAGGCTATATCTACGCAAAACACACCCTTCTCCTCGCTGCCCTTTGCCCGTGCCCTTGCAAGGCATTGCAATAAAAAAGCAACGCTTTGGCTGGTAGCTGACAACACCCGCGATCTGGCCAGCCTGGTTACGTTTCATCGAAAACAAGGCCCCTTTCTACGTGTAGAGGTCCCTCCTTTTACACCCTTTACTTCTGTGTTATGCGCACAACCTGAGGTAGCCAACGATGCATTAGCCAGTCTCGCAAACCACCTAGCTGACAAATTTGACGATATCCGGCTACACCTGCATCCTGGTATGCAGGATATCCGCAGTTTTAAATGGGCAAACTGGCAAACTGGCCCCTTTTATACGTACGAACTCGACTTGTCCACCTACGATGTATCACAACAAGGCTGGTCTACTGGCACCCGGCGTAATTTCAAAAAAAACAAGGACTTATACAAGATAAACAGATCAGCTTCAGATCTCGAACAGATTGTAGCGTTGTGTGCTGCCGGGTATAATAGAAACAAGCGACAATTCCCCCTGGCCCAAACACAATTGCTAAACCTGGCCGGCGACCTGTTAACGCAAAACATGGTCCGCTGCTTCACTGCCGTGGATGCCACAAAAGGGACAATTGAGGCAGGCGTGGCTGTGTTACACGACGGTACAAAAGGATATTACTGGATAGCCGGGAGCAATCCCGGGCCGGCCATGACCGTACTGCTTGGTAATATGCTGCCGGCATTACAAGCTGAAGGGATTCAGACATTCGACTTTGTAGGTGCAAATACACCTGGCATTGCTGAGTTCAAGCGGCGTTTTGGTGCTATATTGACACCTTACTTTGCCGTCACCCATACGCCCAATCCACTCCTCGCAACCATGCTCCGCATTAAACGCCTGCTTTCTGCCTAG
- the purH gene encoding bifunctional phosphoribosylaminoimidazolecarboxamide formyltransferase/IMP cyclohydrolase → MIKEKDLPKPADRYPVRRALLSVSDKTGLVAFAEQLHAQGVEMISTGGTARAISEAGLPVKSVSDITQFPEILDGRVKTLHPAIHGGLLSRKNDPEDLAQLEAHNIQGIDLVVVNLYPFQQAISKEGVSLGFAIENIDIGGPTMIRAAAKNFFFVGVVTSPADYALVADELAANNGTLSMAVRQTLAAKAFAHTAQYDTAIAGYFAKETPDETGQPAHFATTLPRVQTLRYGENPHQKGAFYGDPGALFEQLHGKDLSFNNLIDLSAALYLIEEFQEAPPTCAILKHTNPCGVASADTLHEAYSNAFATDRQSPFGGIVVVNRPLDLASAEAINSIFTEIIIAPDFEEGVLDFLKKKKNRRLIKTRQTATPGAQVDIRSIAGGMLVQDRDGPLPPYEAFRSQVDVVTERQPTEQEWFDLVFGWRVVKHVKSNAIVYARNAATLGIGAGQMSRIDSSEIAVQKGRKSELDFTESVVASDAFFPFADGLVEAAKNGARAAIQPGGSVRDEEVIEAANEHGMAMVFTGKRHFRH, encoded by the coding sequence ATGATTAAAGAAAAGGATTTACCAAAACCAGCAGATCGGTATCCCGTCCGGCGTGCCCTGCTCTCTGTTTCGGATAAAACGGGGCTTGTAGCGTTTGCAGAGCAACTGCATGCACAAGGGGTTGAAATGATATCTACCGGTGGCACAGCGCGCGCGATCAGCGAAGCCGGCCTGCCGGTTAAGTCAGTGTCAGACATCACCCAGTTCCCCGAAATACTCGACGGGCGGGTAAAAACCTTGCACCCTGCAATTCATGGCGGCCTGCTCTCGAGGAAAAACGACCCTGAAGACCTTGCCCAACTGGAAGCCCACAACATCCAGGGCATCGACCTGGTGGTTGTAAACCTCTACCCCTTTCAGCAAGCCATCAGCAAAGAAGGGGTAAGCCTCGGTTTTGCGATAGAAAACATCGACATCGGCGGCCCGACCATGATTCGCGCCGCTGCCAAAAACTTTTTCTTTGTCGGCGTGGTAACCTCGCCAGCGGATTATGCGCTCGTTGCCGATGAACTCGCAGCGAACAACGGCACCCTGTCGATGGCTGTCCGCCAAACGTTGGCAGCGAAAGCTTTTGCGCATACCGCTCAATACGACACCGCCATTGCTGGCTACTTTGCAAAAGAGACACCCGATGAAACGGGACAGCCAGCACATTTTGCAACCACCCTCCCCCGCGTCCAGACACTACGCTACGGCGAAAACCCGCATCAGAAAGGCGCATTCTATGGCGATCCCGGAGCGTTGTTTGAACAACTGCACGGTAAAGACCTGTCTTTCAATAACCTGATCGACCTCAGTGCAGCCCTCTATCTGATCGAGGAATTTCAGGAAGCGCCGCCCACGTGCGCCATCCTCAAACACACGAACCCGTGCGGTGTAGCCAGTGCGGATACGCTCCACGAAGCCTACAGCAATGCGTTTGCCACCGACCGACAATCTCCATTTGGAGGCATTGTTGTGGTGAACCGGCCCCTTGATCTTGCCTCAGCTGAAGCAATCAACAGCATCTTTACAGAAATCATTATTGCGCCTGATTTTGAAGAAGGTGTACTGGATTTCTTGAAGAAGAAAAAAAATCGCCGATTAATTAAAACACGGCAGACTGCAACTCCTGGTGCTCAGGTAGATATCAGGTCAATCGCCGGCGGTATGTTGGTCCAGGATCGCGATGGCCCACTACCTCCGTATGAAGCTTTCCGGTCGCAAGTTGACGTCGTAACCGAACGTCAGCCTACTGAGCAGGAATGGTTTGATCTGGTGTTTGGCTGGCGCGTGGTAAAACACGTAAAGAGCAACGCCATAGTTTACGCAAGGAATGCAGCCACGCTTGGCATTGGTGCCGGCCAGATGAGCCGCATCGATTCCTCTGAAATAGCTGTTCAAAAAGGCCGCAAGTCGGAACTTGACTTTACCGAATCAGTGGTAGCCTCGGATGCATTTTTTCCATTTGCCGACGGCCTCGTAGAGGCAGCAAAAAATGGAGCCCGAGCCGCTATACAACCGGGAGGATCTGTACGCGACGAAGAGGTCATCGAAGCGGCCAACGAACATGGCATGGCCATGGTGTTTACCGGGAAACGGCATTTCAGACACTAG
- a CDS encoding NYN domain-containing protein translates to MNHSRYDKNRLWRQENLTAVLVDYQNLYNLLSQRLSDDTHPDEFIIDMLEELNRYLQGKDLFQLAISNAYADFGALQGDGLFIQKSLYQQGLTPKFVSASIDPAAPSMQLCLDAGDLIYTRPDIDSYVLISGNSVQVPLVQLLKGHGKNMLVVTLEAHEDLERMHLFGHETFLNAADLLSEGARRQLGKTSKSSDAVRNGTFGRRVARASFTVQRDVEYQEVTDSIAYETLRVIEEHFGQYDEVYLTPLLRKLSDSLDDHLNDPKSIINNLEDAGAVWLEKRRGFPYDYTVLLVDAEHPDVLQIREEIEQRNPADFGEGYSAGDKYADEKVEFNGGEAVFDKTTAYPSGDGGKLADEPADSLGSENDLNKE, encoded by the coding sequence ATGAATCATAGCAGATACGACAAGAACCGTTTGTGGAGGCAGGAAAACCTGACCGCCGTTCTTGTAGATTACCAAAATTTGTACAACCTTCTGTCCCAAAGGCTGTCAGATGATACACACCCCGATGAGTTTATCATCGACATGCTTGAAGAGTTAAATCGTTACCTCCAGGGAAAAGACCTTTTTCAACTGGCCATATCAAATGCATATGCAGACTTTGGCGCCCTTCAGGGTGATGGGCTCTTTATCCAGAAATCGTTATATCAGCAGGGCCTGACGCCAAAGTTCGTTTCTGCCAGTATTGATCCGGCAGCTCCCTCGATGCAATTGTGCCTGGATGCGGGTGATTTGATTTACACGCGCCCGGATATCGACTCTTACGTGCTGATTTCGGGCAACAGCGTGCAGGTCCCCCTTGTGCAGTTGTTGAAAGGGCATGGGAAAAATATGTTGGTTGTTACCCTTGAGGCGCACGAAGATCTGGAACGCATGCACCTGTTTGGGCATGAAACGTTTCTCAATGCAGCAGACCTGCTGAGCGAGGGTGCACGCCGGCAGCTCGGCAAAACCTCCAAAAGCAGCGACGCAGTGCGCAACGGCACCTTTGGCCGGCGCGTCGCCCGCGCCTCCTTTACGGTTCAGCGCGATGTTGAATACCAGGAAGTCACTGATAGCATTGCCTACGAAACGCTGCGGGTTATCGAGGAACACTTTGGACAATACGACGAGGTCTATCTGACGCCACTGTTACGAAAACTCTCCGATTCCCTGGACGATCACCTCAACGATCCCAAATCAATCATCAACAACCTGGAAGACGCCGGCGCCGTTTGGCTCGAAAAACGACGTGGCTTCCCGTACGACTACACCGTCTTGCTGGTTGACGCAGAACACCCCGATGTTTTGCAAATCCGAGAAGAAATTGAACAGCGTAATCCTGCTGACTTTGGCGAAGGCTATAGTGCCGGCGACAAATATGCAGACGAGAAGGTTGAATTTAACGGCGGTGAGGCCGTTTTCGATAAAACTACGGCTTATCCATCCGGCGACGGTGGCAAACTGGCGGATGAGCCAGCAGACTCCCTCGGTTCAGAGAATGATTTGAACAAGGAGTAA
- the mreC gene encoding rod shape-determining protein MreC — translation MDFRQWTRIRDWALLLSFLSISLIVMLTQNLTIVRTLRAASLEITGRVESSLSWIGRYFHALEENDILRAENIELSSQLARSREADIENLRLRRLVGFVDTVAYNLEPARIIEKEITKQNNYLTLNKGSTHGVKKDMGVLDERGILGKVIQVSENYAQVMSYVNMDFRVPAKVQPSQALGIVRWEGINRGELLLEHVIKTESVQQGNLVVTSEYSSVFPPGYPIGIVEQVLPQPGKNQLLVYIKPTSPIDVVEHAFVVLEEAPAERLELETPE, via the coding sequence ATGGATTTTCGTCAATGGACTCGGATCAGGGACTGGGCATTGCTCCTCAGTTTTCTTTCGATTTCACTGATTGTCATGCTCACGCAGAACCTGACCATCGTCAGGACGCTCCGCGCTGCTTCTCTCGAAATCACAGGCCGCGTGGAAAGCTCGCTGAGTTGGATCGGTCGCTATTTCCACGCGCTAGAAGAAAACGATATCCTGCGGGCAGAGAATATCGAATTGTCGAGCCAGCTTGCGCGTTCGCGTGAAGCAGACATCGAAAATCTCCGCCTCCGCCGGCTGGTTGGCTTTGTCGATACGGTTGCTTACAACCTGGAGCCGGCGCGCATCATCGAAAAAGAGATCACAAAACAGAACAATTATCTTACGCTCAATAAAGGAAGCACCCACGGCGTAAAAAAAGATATGGGCGTGCTGGATGAACGAGGCATCCTCGGCAAGGTCATCCAGGTCAGTGAAAACTATGCCCAGGTCATGTCCTATGTCAACATGGACTTCCGCGTACCTGCCAAGGTGCAGCCGTCGCAGGCGCTGGGCATTGTGCGATGGGAAGGCATCAACCGTGGCGAATTGTTGCTGGAGCACGTCATCAAAACAGAATCGGTCCAGCAGGGCAATCTGGTTGTCACCAGTGAATACAGCAGCGTTTTCCCACCCGGCTACCCCATTGGCATTGTAGAACAGGTCCTGCCACAGCCCGGAAAAAACCAATTGCTGGTCTATATCAAACCCACGTCCCCTATTGATGTCGTCGAGCACGCATTTGTTGTCCTGGAAGAAGCACCGGCAGAACGGCTGGAGCTAGAAACCCCGGAGTAG
- the dacB gene encoding D-alanyl-D-alanine carboxypeptidase/D-alanyl-D-alanine-endopeptidase — protein sequence MFSFPRPRVTGFAALYIVTIGALLPGLSMAQPATESREALQAAIHQLLNEDQYSNAIWGVKVVDLSTSDVLFARHTNKSMMPASNAKLYTTAAALDQLGPDFQYETTLYSDGNITDGILDGNLIVRGSGDPTIGDRYSDDDPTLIFRNWAKALKDLGIKQIAGDIIGDDDLFDDLSLGYGWSWDDEPYYYSAEISALTFYDNSIRFIIEGQQEGMPAKLRWDPFNTSYVDVVNKSMTVPPDSSDDIDYTRPRNFNTIEAISEIYPAEIDTSYITVSNPTAYFTHVLREVLIQEGIVVLGRPVDVDELSIKPSKKALNKLLSHHSPPLSEMIVILNKESQNLYAELLIRTLGIHMPVPGLESDDSSAERGLKVANETHGRARVDTSRIKLLDGSGLSRMNLVTADMTANLLAYMWDHKDTRVQQAYYDSMPVGGVDGTLEDRFRRSPTYRNVRAKTGTLTGASALSGYVSSAAGTPLLFVIMCNNYTVKTSAVRRTQNALVTLLARYRQ from the coding sequence ATGTTTTCGTTTCCCCGTCCCCGAGTAACCGGCTTTGCGGCACTATATATTGTAACTATAGGTGCCCTGTTGCCAGGCCTGTCCATGGCGCAGCCGGCGACAGAGTCGCGCGAAGCCTTGCAGGCTGCCATCCATCAACTCTTGAATGAGGACCAGTATAGCAATGCCATTTGGGGGGTAAAAGTTGTAGACCTGAGCACCAGCGATGTGCTCTTTGCCCGGCATACCAATAAAAGCATGATGCCGGCCTCCAATGCAAAGCTCTACACAACCGCTGCGGCACTCGATCAGCTTGGCCCAGATTTTCAATACGAAACCACGCTGTATAGCGACGGCAACATAACGGACGGCATCCTGGACGGTAACCTGATTGTCCGTGGCTCGGGCGACCCAACCATCGGTGACCGGTATTCAGATGACGACCCTACCCTCATTTTCAGGAATTGGGCCAAAGCCCTGAAAGACCTCGGCATCAAACAAATTGCCGGCGACATCATCGGTGATGACGACCTCTTTGACGACCTGAGCCTGGGCTATGGCTGGAGTTGGGATGACGAACCGTACTACTATTCTGCAGAAATCAGTGCGCTCACCTTTTACGATAACAGCATCCGGTTTATCATCGAAGGGCAGCAGGAAGGCATGCCGGCAAAACTTCGTTGGGACCCTTTCAATACGTCGTATGTGGATGTTGTAAACAAATCCATGACGGTGCCCCCAGACTCTAGCGACGACATCGATTACACCCGGCCCCGAAACTTCAACACCATTGAGGCCATCAGTGAAATCTATCCGGCTGAAATAGACACCTCATACATCACAGTCTCCAATCCAACAGCCTATTTCACCCACGTGCTGCGCGAAGTCCTGATTCAGGAAGGCATTGTGGTCCTGGGCCGGCCTGTAGACGTAGATGAGCTTTCAATTAAACCATCAAAAAAAGCACTCAACAAGCTACTTAGTCATCACTCACCGCCGCTTTCGGAGATGATTGTCATCCTCAACAAAGAAAGCCAGAACCTGTACGCAGAACTGCTCATTCGCACCCTGGGCATTCACATGCCCGTGCCAGGTCTTGAATCAGATGACAGTTCTGCTGAACGGGGTCTCAAAGTAGCTAACGAAACACATGGGCGAGCCCGTGTAGATACCAGTCGCATTAAGTTGCTGGATGGCTCAGGGCTTTCCAGGATGAATCTGGTAACAGCAGACATGACTGCAAACCTGCTCGCCTACATGTGGGATCACAAAGATACCCGCGTGCAGCAGGCATATTACGACTCGATGCCCGTTGGTGGCGTTGATGGTACCCTCGAGGACCGATTCCGGCGGAGCCCAACCTATAGAAATGTCCGGGCTAAAACTGGTACACTTACCGGTGCCAGCGCGCTCAGTGGCTATGTATCCTCAGCAGCCGGCACCCCGCTGTTGTTTGTAATCATGTGTAACAACTACACGGTAAAGACGTCCGCCGTCCGCCGTACACAGAATGCGTTGGTTACGCTGCTGGCCAGGTACAGACAGTAA
- a CDS encoding rod shape-determining protein codes for MPFFKLSHDVAIDLGTANTLIHIAGEGIVLNEPSIVAVDRSTRQDIAIGFEAQQMHERTHPQIETIRPLKDGVIADFEVAEQMIRGLIRKVQRNWYNSIRRMVVCVPSGITGVEERAVRESAERAGAKQVYLIKEPMAAAIGIGMNVDEPVGNMVVDIGGGTTEIAVIALSGIVIDESIRVGGDELDNTILQYFKRNHNLLIGLRTAERIKCEIGSAVELDPELEISVKGRDLVSGIPKIRSITSEDVRDALNEPIGQIAAAVLHCLERTPPELGSDILERGIMLTGGGAMLKGLDTLIRNRAEIPVYIAEDPLTAVVRGTGKVLENIETFQKVLT; via the coding sequence ATGCCGTTTTTCAAGCTCTCCCACGATGTTGCTATTGATTTGGGTACAGCCAACACGCTGATCCACATCGCCGGCGAAGGCATTGTTTTAAATGAACCGAGCATTGTTGCAGTAGACCGTTCAACCCGGCAAGACATCGCCATCGGGTTCGAAGCGCAGCAAATGCACGAACGTACGCATCCCCAAATTGAAACAATTCGCCCCCTGAAAGACGGTGTTATTGCAGACTTTGAGGTTGCTGAACAGATGATCCGGGGCCTGATCCGCAAGGTGCAGCGCAACTGGTACAACTCAATTCGCCGTATGGTGGTCTGTGTACCGAGTGGTATCACTGGTGTGGAAGAACGTGCTGTGCGCGAATCTGCTGAACGCGCCGGCGCCAAGCAAGTCTACCTGATCAAAGAGCCAATGGCTGCCGCCATTGGCATCGGCATGAATGTCGACGAGCCCGTGGGCAACATGGTTGTTGATATTGGTGGTGGCACAACTGAAATTGCCGTGATTGCCCTCTCCGGTATCGTGATCGATGAATCAATCCGCGTAGGCGGTGATGAGCTCGACAACACCATTCTGCAGTACTTCAAACGGAATCACAACCTCCTGATCGGTCTGAGAACAGCAGAACGCATCAAGTGTGAAATAGGCAGCGCGGTTGAACTCGATCCTGAACTCGAAATCTCAGTCAAAGGCCGCGACCTCGTTAGCGGGATTCCCAAAATTCGCTCCATTACGTCCGAAGACGTACGCGATGCCCTCAATGAACCCATCGGCCAGATTGCAGCCGCAGTGTTACACTGCCTCGAGCGCACGCCGCCCGAATTGGGCTCAGACATCCTCGAACGTGGTATCATGCTCACAGGAGGCGGCGCCATGTTAAAAGGCCTCGACACCCTGATTCGCAACCGCGCAGAGATCCCTGTTTATATTGCTGAAGATCCACTCACTGCTGTGGTTCGCGGAACGGGTAAAGTGCTGGAAAACATCGAAACCTTCCAGAAAGTGTTGACTTGA
- a CDS encoding DUF6798 domain-containing protein translates to MEAVDQHSAAMKTIRNKAPYIVLLVLGYGLYLLRFGYGYGTSDQDEFIPFLYSLLNPAYFQNDWFVQTQLSAFSVRTYFVYLLYGLSIAMPVWLAVFVVYVASWASIASAVYQLADGLLKNRLSALISAGLVCIFTPFWTLGGNDLLHFVLVPSMTAWALALWAFVFYLRKDYTRAGLFAGIATLFQALVGLQVMLLVGGMLCLQFFQPHMAQGRRHHFMRVLTTTAVYAIVAAFALVPLFYQQFSAVSETLSDTISETISPTSSLFYIMAQFRNPHHYLFSAFDKVRLIKFFVVLLVGYLVLLAREKQEGSVRAGFFNDMLVLVTGVCLVAYVGTEIMQQLTIAKLQLFKMTLLVKALMVMLIADATVRVLPTRWANRLDQLCFNQPLRLAALFAVGFAGILIMQPDRLQQKVYPWRASGDPEIQLARWAAKNTLPAEVFAVPPSWSAFRSHARRAIVINHKAFPYQDTNIRTWFDRLQDMAPLQLPEQTDPTLLAALDFKYNTLTPHDLEELGITYSFDYIIRNAPLPAASSYSVEYETQGWFVYKLSAQRLALQ, encoded by the coding sequence ATGGAAGCAGTTGATCAACATAGCGCCGCGATGAAAACCATCCGAAATAAAGCGCCTTACATCGTCCTGTTGGTGCTCGGTTACGGTTTGTATCTGCTTCGTTTCGGATACGGATACGGTACAAGCGACCAGGATGAGTTTATTCCATTTCTCTACAGTCTCCTTAATCCGGCTTATTTTCAGAATGATTGGTTTGTACAAACACAGCTATCCGCGTTTAGTGTGCGCACGTATTTTGTATACCTGCTCTATGGGCTAAGCATCGCAATGCCCGTTTGGCTTGCAGTATTTGTGGTTTATGTAGCAAGCTGGGCAAGCATAGCGAGTGCGGTTTATCAGTTGGCAGATGGCCTCTTAAAGAACCGACTGTCCGCCTTAATTAGCGCCGGGCTTGTCTGTATTTTTACCCCTTTCTGGACACTGGGTGGAAATGATTTATTGCACTTCGTACTCGTGCCGAGTATGACTGCATGGGCCCTTGCACTCTGGGCTTTTGTCTTTTATCTGAGAAAAGACTACACCCGCGCCGGTCTCTTTGCAGGTATTGCAACGCTCTTTCAGGCGTTGGTTGGGCTCCAGGTTATGCTGCTTGTGGGTGGCATGCTTTGTTTGCAATTCTTTCAACCGCACATGGCACAGGGCCGACGCCATCACTTTATGCGTGTGCTGACAACAACAGCCGTATACGCCATTGTCGCTGCCTTTGCCCTTGTCCCCCTCTTCTACCAGCAATTTTCTGCAGTAAGCGAAACGCTTTCAGATACAATTTCCGAAACCATATCCCCCACCTCGTCGCTGTTCTACATCATGGCCCAGTTTCGGAATCCACACCATTACCTGTTCAGCGCGTTTGACAAGGTGCGACTGATCAAGTTTTTTGTGGTCCTGCTGGTTGGCTACCTGGTGCTGCTCGCGCGTGAAAAACAGGAAGGATCGGTCAGAGCCGGCTTTTTCAATGATATGCTTGTCCTGGTCACAGGAGTCTGCCTGGTTGCCTATGTCGGTACAGAAATCATGCAACAATTGACCATAGCCAAGCTGCAGCTTTTCAAAATGACGCTGCTCGTCAAAGCACTGATGGTGATGCTAATAGCTGATGCCACCGTACGCGTTTTGCCTACTCGATGGGCCAACAGGCTGGACCAACTGTGTTTCAATCAGCCGCTGCGCCTCGCCGCCTTGTTTGCCGTAGGGTTTGCCGGGATTCTCATTATGCAGCCGGATAGACTGCAGCAGAAGGTTTATCCCTGGCGCGCATCTGGCGATCCTGAAATTCAACTTGCCCGATGGGCCGCAAAAAATACGCTGCCGGCAGAAGTGTTTGCCGTTCCACCCTCATGGTCTGCATTCAGGAGCCACGCAAGGCGTGCAATTGTAATAAACCACAAAGCATTCCCCTACCAGGATACAAACATCAGAACGTGGTTCGACCGGCTGCAAGACATGGCGCCGCTACAATTACCCGAACAGACCGATCCCACGCTGCTAGCTGCACTCGACTTCAAATACAATACCCTAACGCCCCACGACCTCGAAGAGCTGGGGATCACTTACTCTTTCGACTACATCATTCGCAATGCCCCATTGCCGGCGGCTTCCTCCTATTCGGTCGAATATG
- the hslU gene encoding ATP-dependent protease ATPase subunit HslU yields the protein MKEELTPRQIVAELDKYIIGQNEAKKSVAIALRNRWRRQNTPAEIQDEIMPNNIIMIGPTGVGKTEIARRLAKLSGAPFIKVEATKFTEVGYVGRDVDSMIRDLTDIAINIVREEFTEGVQERARELAQERILDILIPPVKKTAGDIIPGPGFVIQQNDEADKEDSEPSSEAELRERTRAKFREKLGRGELDEREVEIEVSSDQTQMMQVFGPMGIEEMGMNIQELFGNLGGKKRKKRRMPIAEARELLTQEEAQKLIDMDKVTKEAMTRVEQAGIVFIDEIDKVAARSGKGGGPDVSREGVQRDLLPIVEGSNVMTKYGMVKTDHILFIASGAFHIAKPSDLIPELQGRFPIRVELNNLNEEDFYKILTFPKNALLKQYAALLEAEGVKITFNDDAVREIAGIAAKVNAEVENIGARRLHTILTTLLEEILFDVPDNADYSTFEVTAEMVYKQLGTVAENRDLSQYIL from the coding sequence ATGAAGGAAGAATTGACGCCCCGCCAGATTGTAGCGGAACTAGACAAATACATCATTGGGCAGAACGAAGCCAAGAAAAGCGTAGCCATTGCCCTGCGTAATCGCTGGCGCCGGCAGAATACACCTGCTGAGATCCAGGACGAGATCATGCCCAACAATATTATCATGATTGGGCCAACCGGCGTGGGCAAAACAGAAATTGCACGCCGGCTTGCCAAACTCTCCGGGGCGCCCTTCATCAAGGTTGAAGCAACCAAATTTACTGAAGTGGGGTACGTTGGCCGCGATGTCGACAGCATGATCCGCGACCTGACGGACATCGCCATCAACATCGTACGCGAAGAATTTACCGAAGGCGTACAGGAACGCGCCCGTGAACTGGCGCAAGAGCGCATCCTCGACATTCTGATTCCCCCCGTCAAAAAGACCGCTGGTGATATTATTCCCGGTCCAGGCTTCGTCATCCAGCAAAATGATGAGGCTGACAAAGAAGATAGTGAGCCCTCTTCTGAAGCTGAGCTCCGCGAACGTACCCGCGCCAAATTCAGGGAAAAACTGGGCCGCGGTGAACTCGATGAGCGGGAAGTAGAAATTGAAGTCTCCTCCGATCAAACCCAGATGATGCAAGTCTTCGGCCCCATGGGCATCGAAGAGATGGGCATGAACATCCAGGAGCTGTTTGGTAACCTTGGCGGCAAAAAGCGGAAGAAACGCCGCATGCCAATCGCTGAAGCACGCGAACTGCTCACGCAGGAAGAAGCGCAGAAGCTAATCGACATGGACAAGGTGACCAAAGAAGCCATGACCCGTGTTGAGCAGGCCGGCATCGTTTTCATCGATGAAATTGACAAAGTTGCCGCCCGCTCAGGCAAAGGCGGCGGCCCGGATGTCTCCCGCGAAGGCGTTCAGCGCGATCTCCTCCCTATTGTGGAAGGCTCCAATGTGATGACCAAATACGGCATGGTCAAAACCGATCACATTCTCTTTATTGCAAGCGGTGCATTCCATATTGCAAAACCAAGCGACCTGATCCCCGAACTCCAGGGCCGCTTCCCAATCCGCGTTGAACTGAACAACCTCAACGAGGAAGATTTCTACAAAATCCTGACGTTCCCTAAAAACGCGCTCCTCAAACAATACGCAGCGCTGCTTGAAGCTGAAGGTGTAAAAATTACCTTTAATGATGACGCGGTCAGGGAAATTGCCGGCATTGCTGCAAAAGTCAACGCCGAAGTAGAAAACATCGGCGCACGCCGGCTGCACACCATCCTTACAACCCTGCTCGAAGAAATCCTCTTTGACGTGCCAGATAACGCTGATTACAGTACGTTTGAGGTTACAGCAGAGATGGTTTACAAGCAGCTTGGTACCGTAGCTGAAAATAGAGACCTTAGTCAGTATATTCTCTAA
- the hslV gene encoding ATP-dependent protease subunit HslV, with the protein MDSKSARKIRSTTVLGVRHNGKVALGSDGQATMGNTVMKHKAQKVRALHGGKILAGFAGSTADAFTLFERFEEKLQQYGGNVTRAAVELAKDWRTDRYLRRLEALLAVASEERLLLISGTGDVIEPDDDIVAIGSGGSFALAATRALVKYGDNLSAREIVEEGLSIAADICIYTNHHINILELQSPEVK; encoded by the coding sequence ATGGATTCTAAAAGCGCGCGTAAGATTCGTTCAACAACCGTTCTGGGTGTTCGTCACAACGGTAAGGTTGCGCTTGGGTCGGATGGTCAGGCTACGATGGGAAATACTGTAATGAAGCACAAAGCCCAAAAAGTGCGTGCATTACATGGAGGAAAGATCCTTGCTGGCTTTGCCGGCTCTACGGCTGATGCCTTTACCCTTTTCGAACGATTTGAGGAAAAACTACAGCAATATGGCGGGAATGTGACCCGTGCTGCAGTTGAACTTGCAAAAGACTGGCGCACTGATCGTTACCTCCGCCGGCTCGAAGCGTTGTTGGCTGTCGCTTCAGAGGAACGACTTTTGCTAATCAGTGGCACGGGTGATGTTATAGAACCCGATGATGACATCGTTGCGATAGGCTCCGGCGGCTCCTTTGCCCTCGCAGCCACGCGGGCACTTGTAAAATATGGTGACAATCTTTCAGCAAGAGAGATAGTAGAGGAAGGACTTTCTATTGCAGCTGATATTTGTATTTATACGAACCATCATATAAATATTCTGGAACTTCAGTCCCCTGAAGTCAAATAG